A genomic window from Treponema maltophilum ATCC 51939 includes:
- the vapC gene encoding type II toxin-antitoxin system tRNA(fMet)-specific endonuclease VapC: MYLLDTNICIFLIKNKNPYLEKKIFNCKKEELFLSAIAIAELEYGVSKSQCREKNRRALLDFCADFTNIIDFTTEDTETYGMIRAYLENKGIPIGPFDTQIAAQALTRNLTVVTNNIREFSRIPGLKAEDWTKES, translated from the coding sequence ATGTATTTGCTGGATACAAATATCTGTATTTTCCTCATAAAAAATAAAAATCCGTATTTGGAAAAAAAAATATTTAACTGTAAAAAAGAAGAATTGTTTCTTTCCGCTATCGCGATTGCGGAATTGGAGTACGGTGTTTCAAAAAGTCAATGTAGAGAAAAGAATCGCCGGGCGCTTTTGGATTTTTGTGCAGATTTTACTAACATAATAGATTTTACTACAGAAGACACAGAAACATACGGAATGATTAGAGCCTATCTTGAAAACAAAGGTATTCCGATCGGACCTTTTGATACACAGATTGCCGCCCAAGCGTTAACAAGAAATCTTACTGTAGTTACAAATAATATAAGAGAATTTTCCCGAATACCCGGACTGAAAGCCGAAGACTGGACAAAAGAATCATAG
- the vapB gene encoding type II toxin-antitoxin system antitoxin VapB — protein sequence MVCTKVFTSGNSQAVRIPKEFHIDFSELFIKKIGSSIILTPKESKWENLKRSLSEFSDDFMSEGRNQPAMQKREF from the coding sequence ATGGTTTGTACAAAAGTGTTCACAAGCGGAAACAGTCAGGCGGTAAGAATCCCTAAAGAATTTCATATCGATTTTTCCGAATTATTCATCAAGAAAATCGGTTCATCAATAATTCTGACCCCGAAAGAAAGCAAGTGGGAAAATCTTAAAAGAAGTCTTTCCGAGTTTTCCGATGATTTTATGTCGGAAGGAAGAAATCAACCGGCAATGCAAAAAAGGGAATTTTAA
- a CDS encoding type II toxin-antitoxin system RelB/DinJ family antitoxin — protein sequence MINTALVQVRVDEALKDEVTNIYNHYGLDLPTAIRIFMKKTVAVNGLPFDLRDDSNKKNIWQYFGSGKDIEMNISAEPDFSADTKLEAM from the coding sequence ATGATCAATACGGCACTTGTTCAAGTCAGAGTTGATGAAGCTCTAAAAGATGAAGTTACTAATATCTATAATCATTACGGACTGGATTTACCGACAGCTATCAGGATTTTTATGAAAAAAACGGTTGCAGTTAATGGACTCCCTTTCGACCTGAGAGATGATTCAAACAAAAAAAATATCTGGCAATATTTCGGAAGCGGTAAAGATATCGAAATGAATATATCCGCTGAACCGGATTTTTCCGCTGATACAAAGCTGGAGGCAATGTGA
- a CDS encoding PIN domain-containing protein: MKYFLDSNIVIYFIKGKFRKIGEKLEEHEKDIVIPSVVLAELEYGARNSSDYEKTISVYKAFFDLYPTAVFDKKSSVEYGKLRKILSSNGIIIGPNDMMIAATVLANDGTLITHNVEEFSRVEGLLIEDWTTECVVK, encoded by the coding sequence GTGAAGTATTTTTTAGATTCAAACATTGTAATCTATTTTATAAAGGGAAAATTTCGTAAGATTGGAGAAAAACTGGAGGAACATGAAAAAGATATAGTAATTCCGTCTGTTGTTCTTGCTGAACTTGAATATGGAGCAAGGAATTCCAGTGATTATGAAAAGACAATTTCAGTTTACAAAGCATTTTTTGATTTATATCCGACAGCCGTTTTTGATAAAAAGTCATCGGTAGAATACGGAAAATTAAGAAAAATTTTATCGTCAAATGGCATCATAATCGGTCCGAATGATATGATGATTGCAGCGACAGTTCTGGCAAACGACGGAACCTTGATAACACATAATGTTGAAGAGTTTTCAAGAGTCGAAGGTCTATTAATTGAGGATTGGACGACAGAATGCGTGGTAAAATAA
- a CDS encoding alkaline phosphatase family protein: protein MIVFPDYTRCPVNLVSSIAKHMGAEVFHPTLPEADALLTHKAYRNIVLFLFDGMGIDVMEHHLKSDSFLRTHLLCSLSSVYPPTTTAATTSVESALTPAEHGWLGWTVYFPSVDANVNVFTNMLKDTTTKAAPYHVGMQDIPYTKIYERIDSADEESGVKAYSVSRFGTNKVRTAKGMFDEVFRLCSQGGKKYIYAYHEKPDNIMHVAGTYGGLAKHSVQHINSSVQRFCRRLKQNPASRDTLVLVIADHGHIPVVNADLTSYPDLEAMFVRRPSLEPRAVNFFIKPESLKAFPAAFASHFKTIFPSSLFGSETLPEAAGQSFETGDADFVLFSRAEVLRMKLFGPGTGHPSLKHSVGDYLAASCSALTLTDSPKSHHFKSHHAGLTVQEMRIPLIAVL, encoded by the coding sequence ATGATTGTATTTCCCGATTACACGCGCTGCCCGGTCAATCTCGTTTCTTCGATTGCAAAGCATATGGGAGCCGAGGTTTTTCATCCGACGCTGCCGGAAGCCGATGCGCTTTTGACGCACAAAGCATACCGCAATATCGTATTATTTTTATTCGACGGCATGGGAATCGACGTAATGGAACATCATTTAAAGAGCGATTCTTTTTTGCGCACGCATCTTTTGTGTTCCCTGTCGTCGGTGTACCCGCCGACGACGACCGCCGCAACGACTTCGGTCGAAAGCGCTTTAACGCCCGCCGAACACGGATGGCTCGGCTGGACCGTGTATTTTCCGTCGGTCGATGCGAACGTAAACGTGTTTACGAACATGCTCAAAGACACGACGACAAAGGCGGCGCCCTACCACGTCGGCATGCAGGATATTCCGTACACAAAAATCTATGAACGAATCGATTCGGCGGACGAAGAAAGCGGCGTAAAAGCCTACAGCGTGTCGCGCTTCGGTACGAATAAGGTACGAACGGCCAAGGGCATGTTCGACGAAGTGTTCAGGCTTTGCTCGCAGGGCGGGAAAAAATATATTTATGCGTACCACGAAAAGCCCGACAACATCATGCATGTCGCGGGGACTTACGGCGGTTTGGCAAAACATTCCGTGCAGCATATAAACAGTTCCGTACAGCGCTTTTGCCGCCGCTTAAAACAAAACCCCGCTTCGCGCGATACCCTCGTGCTCGTAATTGCCGACCACGGTCACATTCCCGTCGTCAATGCCGATTTAACCTCGTACCCCGATTTGGAAGCGATGTTTGTACGCCGGCCGTCTTTGGAGCCGCGCGCGGTAAACTTTTTTATAAAGCCCGAATCGCTCAAAGCCTTTCCCGCCGCGTTCGCTTCGCATTTTAAAACGATTTTTCCGTCGAGCCTTTTCGGCAGCGAAACGCTCCCCGAAGCGGCGGGACAAAGTTTCGAAACGGGAGACGCCGACTTTGTGCTGTTTTCGCGCGCCGAAGTGCTGCGCATGAAACTGTTCGGGCCCGGCACGGGTCACCCGTCGCTGAAGCATTCCGTCGGCGATTATCTTGCCGCATCCTGTTCCGCGCTGACCTTAACCGACAGCCCGAAGTCGCATCATTTTAAAAGCCATCACGCGGGTCTTACCGTTCAGGAAATGCGCATCCCGCTGATTGCCGTTTTGTAA
- a CDS encoding DegQ family serine endoprotease: MNVKTKRGVVVLAATALCTALLLVFVSFSRGQKTGAKTVFADTSPAVQIPADSLAAAEALQGAFRSVSDKVLPAVVELDVVETKTVESNPFDSLPFFFFGTPRQNDSPKEYSQQGLGSGVIVRKTGNLYYVLTNHHVAGSATDISVKLYDGREFKGKLVGSDERKDIALVSFEAKSGDIPVAKLGDSDKVHTGDIVMAMGTPLGYFASVTQGIVSATGRSGSGIKNINDFIQTDAAINQGNSGGPLVNIYGEVIGINTWIASQSGGSQGLGFSIPINNIKKAIDDFISNGKVSYGWMGVSLVSIQKDYETELKIGGKKGAFVSQIFLGSPAAKAGMQAGDYITALNGKAVTSVDQLVREVGDLRAGENADFELIRGGSAMKLRVKIEARNEKVSEDNSKLWPGFIAVPLTDDIRKELKLEDKKVQGVVVTNIQAKSPAASLRLQSGDIITAVNDKKVTNLAEFYSALNTQNNRSIWFELYSEGHTITTGKYKL, encoded by the coding sequence ATGAATGTAAAAACAAAGAGAGGCGTCGTCGTTTTGGCGGCCACCGCCTTATGCACGGCGCTGCTTTTGGTATTCGTGTCTTTTTCGCGCGGACAAAAAACGGGAGCAAAAACCGTTTTCGCCGACACCAGTCCGGCAGTGCAAATCCCTGCCGATTCGCTTGCCGCAGCCGAAGCGCTGCAAGGCGCGTTCCGTTCGGTTTCGGACAAGGTGCTTCCGGCCGTCGTCGAATTGGACGTCGTCGAAACAAAAACCGTCGAGTCGAACCCCTTCGATTCCCTGCCCTTTTTCTTTTTCGGAACGCCGCGGCAAAACGACAGCCCGAAAGAATATTCGCAGCAAGGTTTGGGCTCCGGCGTCATCGTGCGAAAGACGGGCAATCTGTATTATGTATTGACCAACCACCACGTCGCAGGCTCGGCGACCGATATTTCGGTAAAACTGTACGACGGGCGCGAGTTTAAAGGAAAACTGGTCGGTTCCGACGAACGCAAAGACATTGCCCTGGTGTCGTTCGAAGCAAAGAGCGGCGACATTCCGGTTGCAAAATTGGGCGATTCGGACAAAGTACATACCGGCGATATCGTTATGGCTATGGGAACGCCCTTGGGCTATTTTGCATCCGTTACGCAGGGAATCGTCAGCGCAACGGGCAGATCCGGCAGCGGCATAAAAAATATCAACGATTTTATACAAACCGATGCGGCCATAAATCAGGGAAACTCCGGCGGCCCCTTGGTCAATATCTACGGCGAAGTTATCGGCATCAATACGTGGATCGCCTCCCAATCGGGCGGTTCGCAGGGACTGGGCTTTTCGATTCCGATCAACAATATTAAAAAAGCCATAGACGATTTTATTTCGAACGGAAAGGTAAGTTACGGATGGATGGGCGTATCGCTCGTATCGATCCAAAAGGATTACGAAACCGAACTGAAAATCGGCGGTAAAAAAGGCGCCTTTGTATCGCAAATCTTTTTAGGTTCCCCGGCCGCTAAAGCCGGCATGCAGGCCGGCGATTACATTACCGCCTTAAACGGCAAAGCCGTAACGAGCGTCGATCAGCTGGTGCGCGAAGTCGGCGATTTGCGTGCGGGCGAAAACGCCGATTTTGAATTAATCCGCGGAGGTTCGGCAATGAAGCTGCGGGTTAAGATAGAAGCGCGCAACGAAAAGGTATCGGAAGACAACAGCAAGCTGTGGCCCGGCTTTATTGCGGTTCCGCTCACCGACGATATCCGCAAAGAGCTCAAGCTCGAAGATAAAAAGGTACAGGGCGTCGTCGTAACGAATATTCAGGCCAAATCGCCTGCCGCCTCTCTTCGGCTGCAAAGCGGCGACATTATAACGGCCGTAAACGACAAAAAAGTTACGAATCTTGCCGAATTCTACAGCGCGCTGAACACGCAAAATAACCGTTCCATCTGGTTCGAACTGTACAGCGAAGGCCATACCATCACGACGGGAAAATACAAACTGTAA
- a CDS encoding type II toxin-antitoxin system VapC family toxin — protein sequence MIYLCDTCVLIDYLRGKTEVQQKLEQDKGLGLGMSSITYMELMVGALNKREVGIIKKAFSDFEIVEISEFISVKAGTLIEKYAKSHGLLIPDALIGATALELGLPLYTTNIKDFQFIPDLALV from the coding sequence ATGATTTATCTTTGTGATACTTGCGTTCTTATAGACTATCTTCGTGGAAAAACCGAAGTTCAGCAAAAACTTGAGCAAGACAAAGGACTGGGTTTGGGAATGTCTTCTATTACTTATATGGAGTTAATGGTTGGTGCTTTGAACAAGCGGGAAGTCGGCATTATAAAAAAAGCTTTTTCGGATTTTGAAATTGTAGAAATTTCTGAATTTATTTCTGTAAAAGCCGGAACTCTGATTGAAAAGTATGCTAAAAGTCATGGTCTTTTGATTCCGGATGCCTTGATTGGTGCTACTGCATTAGAATTGGGATTGCCTTTGTATACTACGAATATCAAAGACTTTCAGTTTATTCCTGATTTGGCTTTGGTGTAG